The following coding sequences lie in one Rothia sp. SD9660Na genomic window:
- a CDS encoding proline--tRNA ligase, producing the protein MVQRLSHLFLRTLREDPVDAEVASHKLLVRAGYIRRAAPGVYTWLPLGLKVLGKIENIVREEMNAIGAQEVHFPALLPREPYEATNRWEEYGDNLFRLQDRKGADMLLAPTHEEMFTLLVKDLYTSYKDLPVYLYQIQTKYRDEARPRAGLLRGREFIMKDSYSFNVDDEGLEEAYQAHRAAYIKIFERLGLEIAIVQAQSGAMGGSRSEEFLHPTPIGEDTFVRSEGGYAANVEAVTTVVPESVDASATPAARVELTPDSPTIETLVDQSNALHPREGQPWTAADTLKNVVLAVILPDGSRQLVAIGVPGDRAVDLGRVEVNVGALLGVGGEVEVEAASEEDFKKFPQLVKGYIGPGLTLTEKLLGTESATGIPYFVDPRVVEGSAWITGANEDQKHVYDLVLGRDFEADGVIEACEVREGDPAPDGSGPLIAARGIEMGHIFALGRKYAEALGLKVLDQNGKLQTVTMGSYGVGVTRALAAIAEGNHDDKGLIWPRNLAPADVHVVMTGKGTEVAEGAEKLVADLEAAGLDVMFDDRPKVSPGVKFGDAELLGVPTIVVVGRGFAEGKVEIKDRRSGEAREVAVEDAVTELLAEVQR; encoded by the coding sequence TTGGTCCAGCGCCTGTCCCACCTGTTCCTGCGCACCCTGCGTGAAGACCCCGTCGACGCCGAAGTCGCAAGCCATAAGCTCCTGGTACGTGCCGGCTACATCCGCCGTGCCGCCCCCGGCGTTTACACCTGGCTGCCTCTGGGCTTGAAGGTGCTGGGCAAGATTGAGAACATCGTGCGCGAAGAAATGAACGCAATCGGTGCCCAGGAAGTTCACTTCCCCGCTCTGCTTCCCCGTGAACCCTACGAAGCGACCAACCGCTGGGAAGAATACGGCGACAACCTCTTCCGGCTGCAGGACCGCAAGGGTGCAGACATGCTGCTGGCTCCCACCCACGAGGAAATGTTCACCCTTCTGGTCAAGGACCTCTACACCTCCTACAAGGATTTGCCGGTCTACCTCTACCAGATTCAGACCAAGTACCGCGACGAAGCCCGCCCCCGTGCAGGTCTGCTGCGCGGCCGCGAGTTCATCATGAAGGACTCCTACTCCTTCAACGTGGACGATGAGGGCCTGGAAGAGGCCTACCAGGCCCACCGCGCCGCCTACATCAAGATTTTCGAGCGCCTGGGTCTTGAGATCGCTATCGTCCAGGCCCAGTCAGGCGCTATGGGCGGCTCCCGCTCCGAGGAGTTCCTGCACCCCACCCCGATTGGTGAAGACACCTTCGTGCGCTCTGAGGGCGGCTACGCTGCTAACGTTGAGGCCGTGACCACCGTGGTGCCCGAGTCTGTAGATGCGTCAGCCACCCCCGCTGCCCGCGTTGAGCTGACCCCCGACTCACCGACCATCGAAACCCTGGTCGACCAGTCCAACGCCCTGCACCCGCGCGAGGGCCAGCCCTGGACTGCCGCCGACACCCTCAAGAACGTGGTGCTGGCCGTCATCCTGCCTGACGGCAGCCGCCAGCTGGTTGCTATCGGCGTACCCGGTGACCGCGCTGTTGACCTGGGCCGTGTTGAGGTCAATGTCGGTGCCCTGCTGGGCGTCGGCGGCGAGGTTGAGGTAGAAGCTGCCAGCGAAGAGGACTTCAAGAAGTTCCCGCAGCTGGTCAAGGGCTACATCGGCCCTGGCCTGACCCTGACCGAGAAGCTCCTGGGTACCGAGTCAGCTACCGGTATTCCCTACTTTGTTGACCCCCGCGTGGTTGAGGGCTCTGCCTGGATTACCGGTGCCAACGAGGACCAGAAGCATGTCTACGACCTGGTGCTGGGCCGCGACTTTGAGGCTGACGGCGTGATCGAGGCTTGCGAGGTGCGCGAGGGCGACCCCGCTCCGGACGGCTCCGGCCCCCTGATTGCTGCCCGCGGCATCGAGATGGGCCACATCTTCGCCCTGGGCCGCAAGTACGCAGAAGCCCTGGGCCTGAAGGTGCTGGACCAGAACGGCAAGCTGCAGACCGTGACCATGGGCTCCTACGGTGTGGGCGTGACCCGTGCCCTGGCCGCCATTGCTGAGGGCAACCACGACGACAAGGGCCTGATTTGGCCCCGTAACCTGGCCCCTGCCGATGTGCACGTGGTCATGACCGGTAAGGGCACCGAGGTTGCAGAGGGCGCTGAAAAGCTGGTTGCTGACCTTGAGGCCGCTGGGCTTGACGTCATGTTTGATGACCGCCCCAAGGTATCCCCCGGTGTGAAGTTCGGCGACGCTGAGCTGCTGGGCGTACCCACCATCGTGGTGGTTGGCCGCGGCTTTGCCGAGGGCAAGGTCGAAATCAAGGACCGCCGCAGTGGTGAGGCCCGTGAGGTCGCTGTTGAGGACGCCGTCACCGAGCTGCTGGCCGAGGTCCAGCGCTAA
- a CDS encoding GNAT family N-acetyltransferase, which yields MTVFSRFSRGAEDALIRPLTNDDRAELETMIESDPVGFLFAAEHLHHFGLPTPSALTSLKTPHGFMGVFVPREVPGETGPKGATSAAPASGLTLPVGERLPMRVKTALDGLWSMTGARVGRSAGAHFAEPLDRTAIPIPGLAETLTPAPQQREPRYCLVGAFWLGANCVPLTVPEPYQRQVAAYIWRHNRRIGSIFGHREPVMGIWSHLASRMPTPFDVRENQPLLELPVTADLSELVRAPLARPSLDAPAITEPVRWARTDDRPSLLRASVAMFTEEVGYDPMTRDPAGYTRRIDELTRTGRTLVAVNSENVVIFKTDLGLAHDSTCQLQGVWLHPAYRGQRLAPVLLAQASHLIRQRFPHLSLYVNDYNAPARALYAATGWQQRSTFATVLF from the coding sequence GTGACCGTCTTTTCACGTTTCTCCCGCGGGGCAGAAGATGCCCTAATCCGCCCCCTCACCAATGATGACCGGGCGGAACTTGAAACCATGATTGAGTCGGATCCAGTGGGCTTTCTCTTTGCCGCCGAACACCTGCACCACTTCGGCCTACCAACCCCCAGTGCCCTGACGTCACTGAAAACTCCCCACGGTTTCATGGGCGTCTTTGTGCCCCGCGAAGTCCCCGGTGAGACGGGGCCCAAGGGTGCTACCTCCGCGGCTCCTGCGTCCGGCCTCACCCTGCCAGTGGGGGAGCGGCTACCAATGAGAGTCAAAACCGCCCTCGACGGCTTATGGTCTATGACCGGAGCCCGGGTAGGACGCTCGGCGGGAGCCCACTTCGCAGAGCCCCTTGACCGCACGGCAATCCCCATACCCGGCCTAGCTGAGACCCTGACCCCGGCTCCCCAGCAACGTGAACCCCGCTACTGCCTGGTGGGAGCCTTCTGGCTGGGAGCCAACTGTGTACCGCTGACGGTGCCCGAACCCTACCAGCGGCAGGTTGCGGCCTATATCTGGCGGCACAACCGGCGCATTGGCTCCATCTTTGGCCACCGCGAACCGGTCATGGGAATCTGGTCGCACCTCGCTTCGCGCATGCCCACCCCCTTTGACGTGCGGGAAAACCAACCCCTGCTAGAGCTACCCGTGACCGCTGACCTGAGCGAGCTCGTCCGCGCGCCCCTGGCCCGTCCCTCCCTCGATGCCCCCGCCATCACAGAGCCGGTTCGCTGGGCCCGAACCGACGACAGACCCAGCCTGCTGCGGGCGTCCGTTGCCATGTTCACCGAAGAAGTGGGCTATGACCCTATGACGCGCGACCCGGCAGGCTACACCCGCCGTATCGACGAACTCACTCGTACCGGCCGCACCCTGGTGGCCGTCAACAGCGAGAACGTGGTCATTTTTAAAACTGACCTGGGGCTTGCCCACGACTCCACCTGCCAGCTTCAGGGAGTTTGGTTACACCCGGCCTACCGCGGTCAGCGCCTAGCCCCCGTGCTCCTAGCGCAAGCCAGCCACCTCATCCGCCAGCGTTTCCCCCATCTCTCCCTCTACGTCAACGACTACAACGCCCCCGCTCGCGCCCTCTACGCGGCAACGGGCTGGCAGCAGCGCTCAACCTTCGCAACCGTCCTGTTTTAA
- the ispG gene encoding flavodoxin-dependent (E)-4-hydroxy-3-methylbut-2-enyl-diphosphate synthase — translation MTSVALGMPAAPPPVLAPRRKTRQFKVGSVGVGSESPISVQSMTTTKTHDIGATLQQIAELTAAGCDIVRVACPTDKDAEALPIIAKQSQIPVIADIHFQPKYVFAAIEAGCGAVRVNPGNIRKFDDQVKEIAAAAKDHGTSIRIGVNAGSLDKRLLEKYGKATPEALVESAVWEASLFEEHGFQDFKISVKHNDPVIMVEAYRQLAAAGDWPLHLGVTEAGPAFQGTIKSATAFGALLSEGIGDTIRVSLSAPPVEEVKVGSQILESLNLRPRKLDIVSCPSCGRAQVNVWELAENVTKGLEGMKVPLRVAVMGCVVNGPGEAREADLGVASGNGKGQIFVKGEVIKTVPEEDIVQTLIEEANRIAREMEERGEIDLSGEPTVSVS, via the coding sequence TTGACCTCGGTCGCCCTTGGAATGCCCGCTGCTCCGCCGCCCGTTTTGGCTCCGCGCCGTAAAACCCGCCAGTTTAAGGTCGGTAGCGTAGGCGTTGGCTCAGAATCTCCCATTTCGGTGCAGTCCATGACCACCACCAAAACCCACGACATCGGTGCGACCCTGCAGCAGATAGCCGAGCTGACGGCTGCCGGCTGCGATATCGTGCGCGTTGCCTGCCCCACCGATAAGGACGCAGAAGCCCTGCCCATTATCGCTAAGCAGTCCCAGATTCCTGTTATTGCCGATATCCACTTCCAGCCCAAGTACGTCTTTGCCGCCATCGAGGCTGGCTGCGGTGCTGTGCGCGTGAACCCAGGTAACATCCGCAAGTTTGACGATCAGGTCAAGGAAATCGCGGCAGCCGCCAAGGATCATGGCACTTCCATCCGCATTGGTGTGAACGCCGGATCGCTCGATAAGCGCCTGCTGGAAAAGTACGGTAAGGCCACCCCCGAGGCCCTGGTTGAGTCAGCTGTCTGGGAAGCCTCCCTCTTTGAGGAGCACGGCTTCCAGGACTTCAAGATTTCGGTCAAGCACAATGACCCCGTCATCATGGTTGAGGCCTACCGCCAGCTGGCTGCCGCAGGGGATTGGCCCCTGCACCTGGGCGTGACCGAAGCAGGCCCTGCCTTCCAGGGCACTATCAAGTCAGCTACCGCCTTTGGCGCACTGCTGTCGGAGGGTATTGGCGATACTATCCGCGTTTCCCTCTCGGCGCCCCCGGTCGAAGAGGTCAAGGTCGGCTCCCAGATTCTTGAGTCCCTGAACCTGCGCCCCCGCAAGCTCGATATTGTTTCCTGCCCCTCCTGCGGCCGTGCCCAGGTGAACGTGTGGGAACTGGCAGAAAACGTCACCAAGGGTCTCGAAGGCATGAAGGTACCCCTGCGTGTGGCCGTCATGGGCTGCGTTGTCAACGGACCCGGTGAAGCTCGTGAAGCCGACTTGGGTGTTGCATCCGGTAACGGCAAGGGCCAGATCTTCGTCAAGGGTGAGGTTATCAAGACCGTGCCCGAAGAAGACATCGTGCAGACCCTCATCGAAGAGGCCAACCGGATCGCCCGTGAGATGGAAGAACGCGGCGAAATCGATCTCTCTGGCGAACCCACCGTCTCCGTTTCCTAA